A single Mangifera indica cultivar Alphonso chromosome 20, CATAS_Mindica_2.1, whole genome shotgun sequence DNA region contains:
- the LOC123204765 gene encoding 21 kDa seed protein-like, which produces MKTPLLTISILLFAFIAKPSSGGMTDNESEKPVLDSSGDNVVTAAEYFFLPAIPNPDCGGLNLYDGRNKTCPLIDVIQEQVEMLKGLPVKFSYAREEEKEVVYASTDINIKFSAAERLCSQETVWKVNAYDNGTGQWFITNDGISGNPGAETLENWFKIERLGLNVYKLTHCPSVCDSCVTLCSGIGVYTVDGVRRLALSHSPLALALVRTNFNETD; this is translated from the coding sequence atgaaaaccccCCTTCTAACAATCTCCATCCTCCTCTTCGCCTTCATCGCGAAACCATCGTCAGGAGGGATGACAGACAACGAGTCTGAGAAACCGGTGCTTGATTCCAGTGGTGACAACGTCGTTACAGCCGCCGAATATTTTTTTCTGCCAGCAATCCCGAATCCAGACTGCGGCGGTCTGAATCTATATGACGGCAGAAACAAGACGTGTCCGCTCATAGACGTTATCCAAGAACAAGTCGAAATGCTAAAGGGTCTTCCAGTGAAATTTTCATACGCtcgagaagaagaaaaagaagttgTTTATGCATCCACTGACATAAACATCAAGTTTTCAGCGGCCGAAAGGCTTTGCAGCCAGGAAACAGTATGGAAGGTTAACGCCTATGACAACGGCACGGGCCAGTGGTTCATAACTAATGACGGAATTAGTGGAAACCCTGGAGCTGAGACATTGGAAAACTGGTTTAAGATTGAGAGGTTGGGGTTGAATGTGTATAAGCTGACGCATTGTCCTTCGGTTTGTGATTCTTGTGTAACTTTGTGTAGCGGCATTGGAGTTTATACAGTCGATGGAGTCAGACGCCTGGCTCTCAGCCACTCTCCGTTGGCTCTTGCGTTGGTCAGGACTAATTTTAATGAGACGGACTGA